In Gemmatimonadaceae bacterium, the following proteins share a genomic window:
- a CDS encoding gamma-glutamyl-gamma-aminobutyrate hydrolase family protein — protein sequence MSQRPIIGVTTQTLHSIDGIPAGLPQSVVMNQRYYVAITLIGAAPILIPLLDDEPEALRGAYDVCDGILIPGGVDVDPGYFGEEPHQKLGRIDPARDRTEMQLAQWSVEDKKPLLGLCRGLQVLNVALGGSLYQDLEAQYPDAIKHDYFPNYGYERDHLAHEVTLAKGSRLRHLMELERIQVNSMHHQGIKTLAPALAVSAVAPDGLVEAVEVPGDHFCVGVQWHPEVFELTDPHTRHVFREFVSASARFGGKG from the coding sequence ATGTCGCAGCGCCCGATCATCGGCGTCACCACCCAAACCCTCCACTCGATCGACGGGATCCCGGCCGGACTCCCGCAGTCGGTGGTCATGAACCAGCGCTACTACGTGGCGATCACGCTCATCGGCGCGGCGCCGATCCTGATCCCGCTGCTCGACGACGAGCCGGAAGCGCTGCGCGGGGCCTACGATGTCTGCGACGGGATCCTGATCCCGGGCGGCGTCGATGTCGATCCCGGATACTTCGGCGAGGAGCCGCACCAGAAGCTTGGGCGCATCGACCCGGCGCGCGATCGCACGGAGATGCAGCTCGCGCAGTGGTCGGTGGAGGACAAGAAGCCACTGCTTGGCCTGTGCCGCGGGCTGCAAGTGCTCAACGTGGCACTCGGCGGGTCGCTCTACCAGGACCTCGAGGCGCAGTACCCCGACGCCATCAAGCACGACTACTTCCCCAACTACGGCTATGAGCGCGACCACCTGGCGCACGAAGTCACGCTGGCCAAGGGGAGCCGCCTGCGCCACCTGATGGAGCTGGAGCGCATCCAGGTGAACTCGATGCACCACCAGGGGATCAAGACGCTGGCCCCGGCGCTCGCCGTGTCAGCCGTTGCCCCTGACGGCCTCGTCGAGGCGGTCGAGGTCCCCGGCGATCACTTCTGCGTCGGCGTCCAGTGGCATCCGGAAGTCTTCGAGCTCACCGACCCGCATACGCGACACGTCTTCCGCGAGTTTGTCTCGGCGTCGGCGCGGTTTGGGGGGAAGGGGTAG
- a CDS encoding alpha/beta hydrolase, producing the protein MYVSTQYLRKWSSRRRTPPGSLEVIPDVYSPELGNRRDILVYLPRSYHRTEQPYPVIYMHDGQNLFDPATSFAGEWGVDTAMAHAPHRGRRAIVVGIPNMGVDRLREYSPFVDARAGGGGGDAYVDFMLRTVKPMIDAQYRTFPAREGTGIAGSSMGGLISLYAFFRHPHAFGFAGIMSPALWFAERAVFPYVRSAPFVEGRLYLDVGMREGEGTLHNAREMRDILQEKGYRMGETLSWVEDEEGMHNEQAWGRRLQHALPFMLHDASHAAGHPQHGLDEHDHWPEGHEGAA; encoded by the coding sequence ATGTACGTGAGCACCCAGTACCTCCGCAAATGGTCATCCCGACGCCGGACTCCCCCCGGCTCGCTGGAGGTCATCCCCGACGTCTATTCCCCCGAGCTGGGGAACCGGCGCGACATCCTCGTCTACCTCCCCCGCAGCTACCACCGCACCGAGCAGCCGTATCCCGTCATCTACATGCACGACGGGCAGAACCTCTTCGACCCGGCCACGTCGTTCGCCGGTGAATGGGGGGTGGATACGGCAATGGCGCACGCGCCGCATCGCGGTCGCCGGGCCATCGTGGTCGGGATCCCGAACATGGGGGTCGATCGTTTGCGCGAGTACTCCCCCTTTGTCGACGCGCGCGCCGGCGGGGGCGGGGGCGACGCCTACGTCGACTTCATGCTGCGCACGGTGAAGCCGATGATCGACGCGCAGTACCGGACATTCCCCGCTCGCGAAGGGACGGGGATCGCCGGTTCGTCGATGGGGGGGCTCATCTCGCTGTACGCCTTCTTCCGTCACCCGCACGCATTCGGTTTCGCGGGGATCATGTCGCCGGCGCTCTGGTTCGCCGAGCGCGCGGTCTTTCCCTATGTTCGCTCGGCGCCGTTCGTGGAGGGGCGACTGTACCTGGACGTTGGCATGCGCGAGGGAGAGGGGACCTTGCATAACGCGCGCGAGATGCGCGACATCCTGCAGGAGAAGGGCTACCGGATGGGAGAGACGTTGTCGTGGGTCGAGGACGAGGAGGGGATGCACAACGAGCAGGCGTGGGGGCGGCGGCTGCAACACGCGCTTCCCTTCATGCTGCACGATGCGTCCCACGCGGCGGGGCACCCGCAGCACGGGCTGGATGAGCACGACCACTGGCCGGAAGGGCACGAGGGCGCCGCATGA
- a CDS encoding carboxylate-amine ligase, protein MKPPSLTIGVEEEYQIIDPKTRALQSYITQILESDHLVLGQVKPELHQSIVEVGTTVCKTPQEVKAQLIQLRGGVMELAAKRGLKIAAAGTHPFSHWAEQEITQLDRYIGTKEAMQQLAQQLLIFGTHVHVGIEDRDFLIEACNASRYFLPHILCLSTSSPFWIGRKTGLKSYRSAVFRAFPRTGIPRYLPSWADFQSYLETLVETNCIPNGSKIWWDVRPHHQFPTLEFRICDVCTRVDEAVAIAAILQALVFKLYKMRRDNTTWRLYSSELIDENKWRAVRYGLEGNLIDFGKKIELPAATLIREMIEWFLDDVLDELGSRKEVEYAFTILEGGSSADRQIRTFEETGGNLQAVVDQLIRETEEGVVVP, encoded by the coding sequence ATGAAGCCCCCAAGCCTCACCATCGGCGTCGAAGAGGAGTACCAGATCATCGACCCCAAGACCAGGGCGCTGCAGTCGTACATCACGCAGATCCTGGAGTCGGATCACCTCGTCCTCGGCCAGGTGAAGCCCGAGCTGCACCAGTCGATCGTCGAGGTCGGGACGACGGTCTGCAAGACCCCGCAGGAGGTGAAGGCGCAGCTCATCCAGCTGCGTGGCGGGGTGATGGAGCTCGCCGCCAAGCGCGGGCTCAAGATTGCAGCTGCCGGCACGCACCCGTTCTCGCACTGGGCCGAGCAGGAGATCACGCAGCTCGACCGCTACATCGGGACCAAGGAAGCGATGCAGCAGCTGGCGCAGCAGCTGCTGATTTTCGGGACGCACGTGCACGTGGGGATCGAGGATCGCGACTTCCTCATCGAGGCCTGCAACGCCTCACGGTACTTCCTCCCGCACATCCTCTGCCTGTCGACGTCGTCGCCGTTCTGGATCGGGCGCAAGACGGGGCTCAAATCGTACCGCAGCGCCGTCTTCCGCGCCTTCCCGCGTACGGGGATCCCGCGCTACCTCCCGTCGTGGGCCGACTTCCAGAGTTACCTGGAGACGCTGGTCGAGACCAACTGCATCCCGAACGGTTCGAAGATCTGGTGGGACGTGCGCCCGCATCACCAGTTCCCCACGCTCGAGTTCCGCATCTGCGATGTCTGCACGCGCGTGGACGAGGCGGTGGCAATCGCCGCGATCCTGCAGGCGCTGGTCTTCAAGCTGTACAAGATGCGGCGCGATAATACGACGTGGCGCCTGTACTCCTCGGAGCTGATCGACGAGAACAAGTGGCGCGCCGTCCGTTACGGGCTCGAGGGGAACCTCATCGACTTCGGGAAGAAGATCGAACTTCCGGCTGCAACGCTCATCCGCGAGATGATCGAGTGGTTCCTCGATGACGTGCTCGACGAACTCGGCAGCCGCAAGGAAGTCGAGTACGCCTTCACCATCCTCGAAGGCGGCTCCAGCGCCGACCGGCAGATACGCACCTTCGAGGAGACCGGGGGGAACCTGCAGGCGGTCGTTGATCAGTTGATCCGGGAGACGGAAGAGGGGGTCGTGGTGCCGTGA
- a CDS encoding ABC transporter permease: MKPDRGRRYLRFLGARPEADVEDEIAFHLEMRERELVERGMAPAEARHEAQRRFGDRARVEAQMRHLERQRTRGEARRAGWQTLGSDVAFVVRTLVRQPVFALSVILTLGLSIGANASIFSAVNTFLLKPLAVRSPERLTVVAAAEKSNGMINSVAYPTYREVRQLPVIEDAVAWMGVEAALRTDGEPLRGFILAASDNYFTALGVQAALGRVFTPAEAAARTPVIAITDTYWERAFGRDPGVVGRTIRINETPFTIVGVLPRSFRGTQPLVAIDAVIPVESTVAFDPPMQRNLESMGWTAFRILAYTKPGVTMSAARTALGQLGDDLRRRFPAEFADYRLVMEREIRTRPEYAVSRFTPWIAGVFYGMVVLALLVACANVANLLLVRATVRRGEIAIRSALGASPGRVVRLLLTESVLLGAASLAVAYVLARFCIGWLTALPVAIDVPVNFGLELDGRVFAYTAAISLLAGVLSGLAPALLGARSQVAEVLRDGGRGGSAGPGRARMRSALVVAQVAVSFILLVCGGLFIRSARNASRIDLGFTRERVLLAQVDLSLHRIDEKESRQLQDRFIETVGALPGVERVALGTFLPMSGNFNYTPLALSLDDQSPQAPNGYFGSAIASVTPGYITVLGMKLLAGRDFTPQDDSLAPGALIVNQALVDALWPGKDAIGRKLRIDKDGPWVEVVGVVATSTVVLLGESPRAMVFRPLRQSPSRQTSFLIKSRGPDPAAIIPDVRRAIASVDPRILLYGTRTMANHLDQGIALFFVNMGATLATAIGILGLLQTIVGLYGVLSYSVAQRNKEFGIRMALGARAALVLRDVLWQSARLVVVGLGIGGIVALIVTRMMGNVLVGVSPTDALAYGGALVVVTVLALASSYLPAWRASQVAPAVVVRGD; the protein is encoded by the coding sequence ATGAAGCCCGATCGCGGTCGTCGCTACCTGCGCTTCCTCGGCGCCCGTCCGGAGGCCGATGTGGAGGACGAGATCGCCTTCCACCTGGAGATGCGCGAGCGCGAACTCGTCGAGCGCGGCATGGCGCCGGCCGAGGCGCGCCATGAGGCGCAGCGGCGCTTTGGAGACCGCGCGCGCGTGGAGGCGCAGATGCGTCACCTGGAGCGGCAGCGCACGCGCGGCGAGGCCAGGCGCGCCGGCTGGCAAACGCTGGGGAGCGACGTGGCCTTCGTGGTGCGCACGCTCGTGCGGCAACCGGTCTTTGCCCTCTCGGTGATCCTCACGCTCGGCCTCTCGATCGGCGCCAACGCCTCGATCTTCTCCGCCGTCAACACCTTCCTCCTCAAGCCGCTGGCGGTGCGCTCACCGGAGCGCCTCACAGTCGTTGCGGCTGCCGAGAAGTCGAACGGGATGATCAACAGCGTCGCCTATCCCACGTACCGCGAGGTGCGACAGCTCCCGGTCATCGAGGATGCGGTGGCATGGATGGGGGTCGAGGCGGCGTTGCGCACGGATGGCGAGCCGCTGCGCGGCTTCATCCTCGCCGCCAGCGACAACTACTTCACGGCGCTCGGCGTGCAGGCAGCGCTGGGGCGCGTCTTCACACCGGCCGAGGCGGCGGCACGCACGCCGGTCATCGCCATCACCGACACCTATTGGGAGCGTGCCTTCGGTCGCGACCCCGGGGTCGTCGGCCGGACGATTCGGATCAACGAGACGCCGTTCACGATCGTCGGCGTCCTTCCCAGGAGCTTCCGCGGGACGCAGCCGCTCGTCGCCATCGACGCCGTGATCCCGGTGGAGTCGACCGTGGCGTTCGACCCGCCGATGCAGCGGAACCTCGAGTCGATGGGGTGGACCGCGTTCCGCATCCTCGCCTACACCAAGCCCGGCGTCACCATGTCCGCCGCGCGCACCGCGCTCGGGCAGCTCGGCGACGACCTCAGGCGTCGCTTCCCCGCGGAATTCGCCGACTATCGCCTGGTGATGGAGCGTGAGATTCGAACACGCCCCGAGTATGCCGTGTCGCGCTTCACGCCGTGGATTGCCGGCGTGTTCTATGGCATGGTGGTGCTGGCGCTCCTGGTGGCGTGCGCGAACGTCGCCAACCTCCTGCTGGTGCGCGCGACCGTGCGCCGCGGAGAGATCGCGATCCGTTCGGCGTTAGGCGCGTCGCCGGGGCGCGTGGTGCGCCTTCTGCTGACGGAGAGCGTGCTGCTGGGGGCGGCGTCGCTTGCGGTTGCCTATGTGCTGGCGCGTTTCTGCATCGGGTGGCTCACCGCGCTTCCTGTGGCGATCGACGTCCCGGTCAACTTCGGGCTCGAGCTCGACGGTCGAGTCTTTGCCTACACGGCGGCGATCTCGCTCCTGGCCGGTGTGCTCTCCGGGCTGGCGCCGGCGCTGCTCGGGGCGCGCTCGCAGGTGGCGGAGGTGCTGCGTGATGGTGGGCGTGGCGGGAGCGCCGGTCCCGGGCGCGCGCGCATGCGCTCGGCGCTCGTGGTGGCCCAGGTCGCGGTGTCGTTCATCCTCCTCGTGTGCGGAGGGCTCTTCATCCGCTCGGCGCGCAACGCCAGCAGGATCGACCTCGGTTTCACGCGGGAGCGCGTCCTCCTGGCGCAGGTCGATCTCTCGCTGCACCGCATCGACGAGAAGGAGTCCCGCCAGTTGCAAGACCGCTTCATCGAGACCGTGGGGGCACTTCCCGGGGTGGAGCGCGTGGCGCTGGGGACCTTTCTCCCCATGTCGGGGAACTTCAACTATACGCCGCTTGCCCTCTCGCTCGACGACCAGTCGCCGCAGGCGCCTAACGGGTACTTCGGCTCGGCCATCGCGTCGGTGACGCCGGGCTACATCACCGTGCTCGGCATGAAGCTCCTCGCGGGGCGCGACTTCACCCCGCAGGACGATTCGCTCGCCCCGGGCGCGCTGATCGTGAACCAGGCGCTGGTCGACGCCCTCTGGCCGGGAAAGGACGCGATCGGGCGCAAGCTGCGCATCGACAAGGATGGTCCGTGGGTGGAGGTAGTGGGCGTGGTGGCGACGTCCACCGTCGTACTGCTGGGAGAGTCGCCACGGGCGATGGTCTTTCGACCGCTGCGCCAGAGCCCGTCGCGCCAGACGTCCTTCCTCATCAAGTCGCGTGGCCCGGACCCGGCCGCGATCATCCCCGACGTGCGGCGCGCCATCGCCTCGGTGGACCCCCGCATCCTGCTGTACGGGACGCGGACGATGGCCAACCATCTCGACCAGGGGATTGCCCTCTTCTTCGTGAACATGGGTGCGACGCTGGCGACGGCGATCGGCATCCTCGGCTTGCTGCAGACTATCGTTGGACTGTACGGCGTGCTGTCGTACTCCGTCGCGCAGCGCAACAAGGAGTTCGGGATCCGGATGGCGTTGGGCGCGCGCGCCGCCCTCGTGCTGCGTGACGTGCTGTGGCAGAGCGCGCGCCTGGTCGTGGTCGGGCTGGGGATCGGCGGCATCGTCGCCCTCATCGTGACGCGCATGATGGGGAACGTGCTGGTCGGCGTCTCGCCGACCGACGCGCTCGCGTACGGTGGGGCGCTGGTAGTCGTCACGGTCCTGGCGCTGGCCTCGTCGTATCTCCCCGCGTGGCGTGCGTCGCAGGTGGCGCCGGCGGTGGTAGTGCGCGGCGACTAG